Below is a window of Stygiolobus azoricus DNA.
GTAAAGATAACGGATGGAGGGAAGACATTAATAATAAGGGCTGAAGGTGGGGATAGGAAATATTACAAAGAGATAGAACTACCGACTCAAGCAGACGAGAATAGTGCCAAGGCTACTTATAACAACGGAGTATTGCAGATAATACTGAAAAAAGCGAAAAGCAAGGAAAATGAAGGCAAAGAAATTAAAGTTGAGTAATTTTTACTTTTTCCGACTGAATGAAGCTCAGACCACTTTCATCATTTATTATTAAGGTAAACGGGATTTTCCCATTTTTTGCATCCTCAAGCTTTTTACATTTCTCTTCTTCGCAATTATCCCCCAACTGATCAAGGATTATTTCTAAAATTCCCTCAATAGTCGTCAAAACTCCTTGATATGCTTCACCCGCAGTAACCTCAATTTCTAACTCGGGGATTATAATGTCCGCAAAAGCTGATCTGTAAACTATTGTTCCTAAGTCCTCTTCCTTTTCAACTTTAAGCTCTAATTTAATTGGTGTCAAGAATTCTAGTGGTTTTACATCTCTCAATCTGTAACCACAACTTTGACATTCCCAAACCGACAGTTCTAGTCTACCTACATTGGGTGCTTCATATAAATACTCTCTGACGATCATTTGATCCG
It encodes the following:
- a CDS encoding ZPR1 zinc finger domain-containing protein — protein: MEPQLLYEGKHKCPICHADQMIVREYLYEAPNVGRLELSVWECQSCGYRLRDVKPLEFLTPIKLELKVEKEEDLGTIVYRSAFADIIIPELEIEVTAGEAYQGVLTTIEGILEIILDQLGDNCEEEKCKKLEDAKNGKIPFTLIINDESGLSFIQSEKVKITQL